The Notoacmeibacter ruber DNA segment AAATGTGCGCGTTTCCAGTGTTCTGCCGTCCGGAAAGTGGATCGGTATGTCGAATGTCTGCGCTTCGCCGCGCGATGCACGGGCGAAAAAGGGACGCACGCGCTGCCAGGTCTCCGTCGAGAGAACCTCGTTCTCCTGCTTTCCAACCAGATCATCGGGATCGCGCTGGTAGGCCCGCGCGAAACGCCTGTTCACGAATTGAAAGGCGCCACTCCGATCCAGGTAAGCGATACCGGCGGGCACCTCATTGGCCATGAGGCGCAGGCGCTCCTCGCTCTGCCGCAATTCTTCGGTGCGTTTGAGAATGCGCCGTTCCAGCTCCAGTTCCCGGCGCCGCTGAAGCGTGATGTCAGAGTAAAGCGTTGCGAAACCGCCGCCCGGCAGCGGCCAACCCGACACATTCAGCACCACGCCATTTGGCCGAACGCGCTCAAGGGTGTGACTGCGGAACAGACGCGCCGTACGAACCCGCTCCGCTACCATCGCCTCCACCTCGCCAGCACCATATTCTCCGCGCATGGCGTTCCAGCGTATCAGCGCTTCGAATGGTGTGCCCGGCCGCGTCAATTCCTCTGGGAGACCGAGTAGATCCGACGCCCGTTCATTGACAAAGACCAGCTTGAGATCAGCGTTGAACAGGGTCAGCCCCTGATCGATCCGGTTCAGACCGTCTTTCAGCATGTCGAGCGTATCGGGCATGAATTCCGCCGTCATGACGCCTTCCCTCCTCACGTCAGAGAAGCGAAACTGCCAGCGCTGGCAAGGATTGGCAAAGCCAAATCACTGTGAAACGGAACTTTGACGGGAAATGTTTCGGTCGCAAAACTCTTGAAACATTTCTCTCCGAATTAGAGCCTCGGCTTTGGGAGGAGCTGCCGGCGGGCAAACGCCCGCCGGCGGACATGCCGATGGGAGGATTCTGCTTGGCAGATCAGGAAAACACGCTTTTGCGCGTTGACGGCGTCTCGCTGCAGTTCGGCGGCGTGAAGGCGCTGAGCGACGTTTCGTTCGATGTAAAAAAGGGAGAGCTGTTCTCCCTGATCGGACCGAACGGCGCTGGCAAGACATCGATGCTCAACTGCATTTCGGGTCGCTATCGCCCCACCGAGGGAAAGATCGAATGGCGCGGTGACAACCTGCTGAAACATTCGATCAATGACCGGGCGAAACTCGGCATCGGCCGCACCTTCCAGAATCTCGCGCTCTTCGGACATATGAGCGTCCTCGACAACATTCTGGTTGGCCGCCACCATCGGCTGAAGAACAATTTCCTGACAGGCATGGCCTATTGGGTCGGCGGCGCCCGGCGTGAAGAGCTGGCCGAGCGGCGCTTCGTCGAAACCATCATCGACTTTCTGGAAATCCAGCACGTGCGGAACGAGCCGGCAGGAACCCTTTCCTATGGCCTTCGCAAACGCGTCGAACTGGCACGCGCCGTCGCGATCGATCCCGAACTGATCCTTCTCGATGAGCCGATGGCGGGCATGAACCTCGAAGAGAAAGAGGACATGGCCCGTTTCATCATCGCCCTGCGCGAAGAATTCGCCATGACCATCATGATGATCGAGCACGATATGGGCGTGGTCGTCGATCTCTCCGACCGCGTTGCGGTGCTGGATTTCGGGCGTGTCATCGCCGCCGGCCAGCCTGAGGAAGTGCTCGCCGACGAACATGTGAAGAAGGCCTATCTCGGCGAGGAGGATGAGGTGCTCGATGCTCTTGCCGACGAACAGGAAAGGGAAATCGCATGACAGAAAAACGTCTGACGATTTCCGGCAGCGAGATCGGCTGGCCCGAGGCATCCGAGGATATCCGGGAAGCCGGCCAACTGAAGACCTTGCCGAAGCTCCTTCGCCGCAATGCCGAGCGCTTTCCGAAGGCGATCGCCCAGCGCGAAAAGGAATTCGGCATCTGGATCAGCTATGACTGGGCCGAGGTCGAAGGCCATATTTCGAAAATGGCCGCCGCATTCCGCGATATAGGCGTCGGCCAGGGCGATGTGGTGGCCTTGATCGGCGATAATCGCCCGGAATGGGTATGGGGCGAAGTGGCTGCCCATGCGTGCCGTGCCATGAGCCTCGGCATCTACCGGGACGCACTGGAAGACGAGATCCGCTATCTGGTGGACTACGCCAAGCCGAAGGTCATCATCGCGGAAGACGAGGAGCAGGTCGACAAGCTGCTCGAGCTTGGTGACACGATCCCGAGCATCAAGGCCATCGTCTACACCGACGACCGCGGCATGAGGAAATATGAAGATCCGCGGCTGATCTCGATCGAGGCACTTG contains these protein-coding regions:
- a CDS encoding ABC transporter ATP-binding protein produces the protein MGGFCLADQENTLLRVDGVSLQFGGVKALSDVSFDVKKGELFSLIGPNGAGKTSMLNCISGRYRPTEGKIEWRGDNLLKHSINDRAKLGIGRTFQNLALFGHMSVLDNILVGRHHRLKNNFLTGMAYWVGGARREELAERRFVETIIDFLEIQHVRNEPAGTLSYGLRKRVELARAVAIDPELILLDEPMAGMNLEEKEDMARFIIALREEFAMTIMMIEHDMGVVVDLSDRVAVLDFGRVIAAGQPEEVLADEHVKKAYLGEEDEVLDALADEQEREIA